GCTAAATGAGAGCTCGCTAAGAGATGTGCTAAAAGATATGAACATCAAGATAAATATAAGTTTCGAGGAAAAGTAGTTGCAAGGACAAATTTTAGTAGTTTCGGGACCTAGCGGGAGCGGTAAAAGCACGTTACTTAGCCGTCTTTTAAAGGAGGAGAAAGACCTATATTTTTCTATCTCAAGTACAACAAGAGCCAAAAGAGAAGGCGAAGTTGATGGGGTTGATTATTATTTTATAAAAGAAGATGAATTTAAAAGCGGCATCGAAAAAGGCGAGTTTTTAGAGTGGGCGCAGGTGCATAAAAATTACTATGGCACGAGCTTAAAGCCAGTTTTAGAAGCACTTGAGGCCGGTAAGATAGTGATATTTGACATCGATGTGCAAGGCTTTCACATCGCACTTGAGAAATTTAAAAGCTATATCACTTCAGTTTTTATAACAACTGCTAATAAAAAAGAGCTAAAAAGGCGCTTGGAAAACCGTGGAACAGATAGCGACGAGACGATAGAAAATCGCTTAATGAACGCAGTTGGTGAGATGGAGCATATTTTAGAGTATGATTATTTTTTAGTAAATGATGATATAGAAAAGAGCTATAAAGGGCTAAAATCAATCCTTCGAGCGATGAGGTTAAAAAGTGCTAAGATAAATTTAAGAAATGTCATCGACGAGTGGATAGATTGTTAGAAATTCAGGAATTTATGATAATATTTTGAGAAAATTTGATAAGGAGAAAAGATGGGTTCTTTTAGTATTGGCCATTGGTTGATCGTTTTAGCGATCATTGTATTACTTTTTGGAGCAAAGAAGATCCCAGAGCTTGCGAAAGGACTAGGCAAGGGCATAAAGACTTTTAAAGCTGAGATGGAGGATACAACCCCTGAAAAGAGCGAAAAAGTCGAGCATAAAGAAGAGAGTGCAGCTAGTCAAAAGATAGAAGAAACAACTAAAAACGCATAGGTTTTAGAGTTGAAAGATAAAGTAAAATCTGAAATTTCAAAGGTTTTAGAGCGTGAATTTGTGCTTGAGAAGCCAAAGGATAAAAATTTAGCCCACTATGCGATGCCGCTTTTTAGCCTTGCAAAAGAGCTAAGAAAGTCTCCAGCTATGATAGCTAGCGAGTTTGCTGATAAATTTAGTGACAGTAAGATAGTTGAAGCTAGCGCGGTAAATGGCTACTTAAATTTCAAGCTTAAGAGCGAATTTTTAGATGAAATTTCAAAGCAAATTTTGCTAGATAGTGAAAATTTTGCAAAAGAAGATGCGAAAAAAGATAGTTATTTAATAGAATACATCAGCGCAAATCCGACTGGACCGCTTCACATCGGACACGTTAGAGGCGCAGTTTATGGCGATACTTTAGCTAGACTTGGCAAAAGACTTGGCTACGCCATCTCAACAGAATACTACATAAACGATGCTGGCAATCAAATAGATCTGCTTGGCACATCTATATCACTTGCGGCTAAAGAGCAGCTTTTTAACGAAAGCGTCGTCTATCCGGAGAAATACTACCGCGGGGATTATATTTTAGATATTGCTAAGCTTGCAAATGAGAAATTTGGCAAGGAAATTTTTTATGACGAGAGCAGAAACCTTGAGCTTGCCGAGTTTGGCAAGGATATCGTGCTTGAGATAATCAAAAAAGACTTGGCTGATGTTGGCATTTTTATAGAGAGCTGGGCTAGCGAAAAAGCACTTTACGACCGTCTTGAGCCAACAATAGAAAAGCTAAAACGCTCAAATCAAATGTATGAAAAAGAGGGCGCTATCTATATCGCTTCGACCACGCTTGGCGACGACAACGATAGGGTTGTGGTTAGAAATGACGGCAGACCGACATATCTAGCTGGCGACATCATCTATCATAACGCTAAATTTGAGAAAAATTTTGACCACTATATAAACATTTGGGGCGCGGATCACCACGGATATATCGCAAGGCTAAAGGCTGCGATAAATTTCCTTGGTTACGATGAAAACAGGCTTGAAGTGATACTTATGCAGATGGTTAGCTTACTAAAAGAGGGCAAGCCATATAAAATGAGCAAGCGTGCTGGCAATGCGGTGCTGATGAGTGATATTGCGAGTGAGATCGGTGCTGAGGCGCTTAGATTTATCTTTATAAGCAAGGCAAATACGAGTAGTTTGGAATTTGACGTGGATGAGCTTAAAAAAGAGGATAGCTCAAACCCTATTTTTTATATAAACTACGCTCACGCTAGGATAAATCAGGTCTTTGCAAAGGCTGGAAAAAGCGTTAGTGACGTAATAAATGCAGACTTTGAGTGCCTAGATGAAAATGCTAAAAATTTACTTTTTGAAGCGCTTATATTGCCTGAAATTTTAGAGGATGCTTTTGCTTCAAGGCAGCTTCAAAAAATACCAGACTATCTAAAGTCACTAGCTGCTAGCTTTCATAAATTTTATAATGAAAACCGTGTGGTTGGAAATGAAAATGAAGATAGCTTGCTAAAAGTCTTTGCAGTCGTTGCTATCTCGATAAAAACAGCATTTAATATAATGGGAATCACAGCTAAAGATAGGATGTAGCTTTATAGCCGCCAGACATTAGTCAAAAAGTTGGCTAAATACCCCTTTTTTCAAATATAATTGCAATAGTTTTTGCTATGATCTTTATCTCCAGCCAAAGTGACCAGTGCTTTATGTAGTAAAGATCATACATTAGCTTTTGTTTGGCGTCGTGTGTGTTTGCGCCGTAAGGGTAATTTACCTGCGCCCAGCCAGTGATGCCTGGGCGGACGATGTGGCGTTCATTGTAGTACGGTATCTCTTTTTCAAAGAAATTTATCCAATATCTTCGCTCTGGCCTTGGGCCTATTAGGTGCATTTGCCCGCGAAGCACATTTATACACTGTGGCACTTCGTCGATGCGAGTTTTACGCATAAATTCGCCAAATTCAAAGACTCTCTCATCATTTTTGCTAGCAAATTTAGCTCCATCTTTTTCAGCATCAACCACCATCGAGCGAAATTTGATGCATTCAAATTCCCTGTTGCCCAGCCCGACCCTATTTTGCAAGAAGTAAAGGCTGCCAGGGGACTGCTCGTCTATCTTTTTCTTGACGTAAAATTTAAGCACAAAAAGTATCACAAGAAGCAGTGAACAGCTTACATAGTCGATCACGCGTTTTAAGGCGTATTCAAAGGCATTGTAAGGCTTGATATCGTTTAAAAAGTTTAAATTTTCGCCATTTTCTGGGATGTAGCACTTTTGCAAGTAAATTTCTAAAAAGCTCTCCACATTTAGAAATTTGATCTTTTTATACTTCGTCTTAAACTGTAAAAGCGTGAGAAATCTCACCAGTTTGCTATCAACGGGCTTTTGGGTATTTAGCACTATTAGCCTCTGATCGCCTGATTTTATGAGATTTTCTAGCGCACTTCGCAAAGCCTTTGCGTCGCTATTTTCGTGGGATAGAAAATTTACCTGGCCAAATTTCTTTCTAAGCTTCTCTAGTTCGAGTTTGGTGAAAGTATATTTTTCGCCAAGGATGATCATAGGCCTATCCCTTTATCTTTATTTTAAATTTGTATTATAAAATTCGCCTAATTATACCCAAACGTGCTAATTGCATTTTTAAAAAAAGAGTTAAGGTTAAAATATGTCTCATAAATTTCTTGCTGTGCTTGTTTTAGCGCTGATTTGTGCAATTTCTTTTGCGCTCTCAAACACGGTTTTGGCTAAATTTCATACTAGCCCGCTCATCATCTCTATTATTCTAGGCGCTATTTTTGCAAATCTTTTTACCAAACAGACTCAAATTTTAAAAAATAGCGGCGTTGTAGCGATCGCTGGGAAGCAAATTTTAAGGCTTGGTATCATACTTTTTGGCTTTAATATAAGCCTTAGCGAGATCGCAAGTGTCGGCACTCTAGGCGTTATATACGCAGCTTTTATGGTATTTGCGACCTTTTGCTTTGCGCTTTTTGTAGCCAAAGCTTTGGGGCTTAGCAAGGATAGTGCCGTGCTTATTGGCTCAGGGGCTAGCATATGCGGCGCAGCTGCTGTTATGGCTACACAAAATGAGATAAAAGCAGACGCAAACAAGCTTGCTATCGCCATTTGCACGGTGGTGCTCTTTGGGACGATTGGCATGTTTATCTATCCATTTATCGCTAAATTTCTAGCTCTCACGCCGCACCAAACTGGCTTTTTTATCGGTGGCTCACTTCACGAGGTAGCCCATGCGGTCGCAGCCTCAGCGGCATTTGACGGCACAACAAGCAGCACCGCCGTCATCATAAAAATGCTTCGCGTCATCATGCTTGTGCCATTTTTGTTTTTGCTAAATTTCTTAAATTTAAGCCAAAATAGTGGTGGCTCAAAGCTAAAGAGCATACCATGGTTTGCGCTATTTTTCCTAGTGGCGATCTGCGTTAGATCTTTGCCATTTTTCCCTGAAAATTTGGTGGAGATTTTAAAGCTAGCCGCTAGTATCTGCCTTTGCGTTGCGATGTGTGCTTTGGGGTTTGGGATAGATAGGAGTATATTTAAAGCGACGGGCAAAAAGCCATTTTTGTTAGCATTTTTTATATTTTTATGGCTTATTTGCTCATCGCTTGTCTTTGTTAAGACTCTTTGCTAGTTTTTAGCTTTTGCAAAAACTCTTCGATGTTGTATTTTGCCCTGTAAGCTGGGCTCAAAAGATGTATCAAAATGTCGCCAAGGTCCATTACGATCCAATCAGGCGAGCTCTCAGTGCCTATAAATTTCTCTCCAAGAGGCTTAAGCTCCTCTTTTAGATCTTCAGCCAGCGAGTAAGCGTGCCTCTCGCCAAGCGTAGTAGCGATAACTACGGCCTTTACAAAATAATCATCCCCACTCATATCAAACACTTGTATTTCTTCAGCCTTTTTTGCGTCTAAAACCTTAACTATACTTTCGGTGCGCTCTTGCATCGATCTTTCCTGCATCTTTAATCCTTGGTAAAAATTTATAATCTCATCTTTTATCTCGCTAGGCAGCTCATCAAGCCCCTTTTGATGCCTGATCTGCGACGAGCTAACATCCACATGCACGTCCATTTTTTGTAAATTTTGCGGAATTTCTATGTGATTGCGCTTGGCGATCACAAACTGCACTAAATTTTTTAACTCCTCGTAGCCATGCCACTTATCAAGCGTAGCTAGGTGGTCTGCGCCTATTATGAGATAAAATTTCTCTATCTTGAATTTCTCATACAAATACTTAACCGTCTCTATGGTAGGCACTGGGCGAGCTAAATTTATCTCATAGTCTGAGATCTCGACCTTCTCTAGGCCGCCCCAAATTTCTCTTATCCACTTTAGGCGAAGCTCTGGTGGAGCTGAAAATTCGCTCTTAAAGGGACTTATAAAAGTTGGCATGATTATGAGCTTGTCGATGTCAAGGCCACTTAGTGCCATTTTCACAATGCTATCGTGTCCTAAATGAACCGGATCAAAGCTCCCGCCAAAAAGTGCTAACTTCATCTATTAAAGTGCCTTGTTTATATTTGTTTTAAAATTCTTTTTTGTAGAATTAGGCGTAATTATATCAAAAGGAGCTAAGATGTCAGTTAAAGTAGCAATAAACGGCTTTGGGCGTATCGGTAGGTGTGCTGCTCGTATTATTTTAGAGCGTGATGATGTTGAGCTTGTCGCTATTAACGACACCGCAACAAGGGATATGACGAGGTACTTGCTCAAATACGACAGCGTGCATGGCGAATTTAAGCAAGACGTTAAGGTGATAAGCGACGATTTTATAGAGGTAAATGGCAAAAAGATAAGAGTTTTTTCTACAAGAGATTTAAACGAGCTTAGCTACGCAGACTACGGCGTAGACGTGGTTTTAGAGTGCACTGGCAAGTTTTTAACCACTGAAAAATGTGAGCCATATCTTGCTCGCGGCGTCAGAAAAGTCGTCATGAGTGCTCCGGCAAAAGATGATACAGCGACATTTGTAGTTGGCGTAAATGACGATAAATACGCAGGCGAAGCGATCGTCTCAAATGCAAGCTGCACCACAAATGGCCTAGCTCCAGTGGCAAAGGTGCTAAACGATAAATTTGGCATCGTAAAGGGTCTAATGACCACGATCCACGCATATACAAATGGCCAAAGCCTAGTTGATGTAAAGGCTAAAGATTTCCGCCGCTCACGTGCAGCAGCGCTAAATATCGGACCTACGACCACCGGAGCTGCAAAAGCGATCGCTAAAGTGCTCCCCGAGCTAAGTGGCAAGCTACACGGCCAAGCAGTGCGCGTACCAGTGGCAAATGTCTCAATGGTCGATCTAACGGCGGTTTTAAAAAGACCAGCTAGCAAAGAGGAGATAAACGAGGCATTTAGGGCGGCTGCAGAGTCAAATTTAAAGGGAATTTTATTCGTCGATGACGACTACAGAGTTAGCAGCGACTTTTGTACAAGCACCTTTAGCAGCATCGTAGCGAGTGACACTACACAGGTTATCGCTGATGATATGGTGAAGGTCTTTGCGTGGTACGACAACGAGTGGGGCTACTCAACAAGGCTTGTTGATCTTGCTAAGATCGTGGCTACAAAGTAAATTTAAAGGGTGAAAAATGAGTGATATTTTATCGATCAACGACCTTGAGCTTAATGGTGCAAAAGTCTTTATAAGGTGCGATTTTAACGTGCCTATGGACGAATTTTTAAACATTACCGACGACCGCAGGATCCGCTCGGCGATACCAACTATCCGCTACTGCTTGGATAATGGCTGCAGCGTGGTTTTGGCTAGTCACTTAGGACGTCCAAAAAATGGCTATGAAGAGAAATTTTCACTTCAAGGCGTGGCAAAGAGGCTATCAAGGCTGCTTGATAGAGAGGTGATATTTGCTGAAGATGTGATCGGAAATGACGCTAAAACAAAGGCTGCGGCTCTAAAGCCAGGCGAAATTTTAATGATAGAAAATTTACGCTTTGAAAAGGGCGAAACCAAAAATGACGAGGCTTTGGCAAAAGAGCTTTCAGGCTTTGGCGAATTTTACATCAATGACGCATTTGGCGTTTGTCACAGGGCTCACGCATCGGTTGAAGCGATCACTAAATTTTACGATGAAAAGCATAAGGCAGCTGGATTTTTGTTGCAAAAAGAGATAAATTTCGCTCAAAATTTGATAAAACATCCATCACGTCCATTTGTCGCAGTCGTAGGTGGCTCAAAGGTGAGTGGCAAGCTTCAAGCCCTACATAACCTTCTGCCACGCGTAGATAAGCTCATAATTGGCGGCGGTATGGCATTTACATTTTTAAAATCACTTGGCGAAAACATCGGAAATTCGCTCCTTGAGGAAGAGCTCATCGAAGATGCAAGGCAAATTTTACAAAAAGGCAAAGAGCTAGGAGTGAAAATCTACCTACCAGTAGATGTCGTCGCTGCTCAGACATTTTCAGCTGAAAGTGCCGTAAAATATGTCCCAGCTCAAGAGATCCCAAATGGTTGGATGGGGCTTGACATCGGACCAGCGTCGATTAGGCTATTTAAAGAGGTCATCGCCGATGCGCAAACCATCTGGTGGAACGGACCTATGGGCGTTTTTGAGATGGATAAATTTAGCAAAGGTAGCATCAAAATGAGCCACGCTATCATCGACACTCACGCGACAACCGTCGTTGGCGGTGGCGATACGGCTGACGTGGTCGAGCGTGCAGGCGACGCTGATGAGATGACATTTATCTCGACTGGCGGCGGTGCGAGCTTGGAGCTAATAGAAGGCAAAGAGTTGCCTGGCATAAAGCCGCTTAGAAAAGAGGAGTAGGTCTTGAAATTTCTAGCGAATTTAAAGTGCAACCACACAAGAGAGAGCTTTAGAGAGTACGCGAAAATTTTAGATGCAAATTTAAGCATAAACGATGATGTGAGCGTATTTGCTCCAGCTAGTGCCTTTAATGAAAAAAGGCATCTTTTTAGGCTTGGAGCGCAGAATTTCTACCCGTGCGAGAGTGGGGCATTTACAGGCGAGATCGGCAAGGCTATGCTTGATGAATTTGATATCAAAGACGTGCTGATCGGCCACTCTGAGAGGCGTGAAATTTTAAAAGAGAGCGAGGAGTTTTTGCGAGCGAAATTTGATTTTGCTACAAAAAATGGCTGGAATATCATCTACTGCATAGGTGAAAATTTAAGCACAAATGAAAGCGGAGCGACCAAAGAATTTCTAAGCCGCCAGCTTGAAAATATAGACCTTGGCTATGAAAATTTAGTCATCGCCTACGAGCCGATCTGGGCGATAGGAACTGGCAGGAGTGCTGGCATAGAGCAGATAGATGAGGTGCTAAGTTTTTTAAAAACAAAGGCAAACGTGCCGCTACTTTACGGCGGAAGCGTCAATGCAGCAAACATCGCTGATATCGCAGGTATAAAGAGCTGCGATGGGGTTTTGGTAGGGACAGCCAGCTGGGATGCGAATAATTTTCTAGGGCTTATTAGCGCGGCATCTCGCTGATAAATTTAAACGATCTTGCAAATTTCACCCTGCGACAGGCTACTTGCCTAGTCTTGGGATGAAATTTGCTGCGAAACATTTAAATTTACCTAGCGATATATCCGCTTGTTGGTTTGTTTAAATTTCGAAACGCAAATTTAAACATCTGGAGTTGCGTGATACTGCCGCTATTAAATTTGGTTTAAAATTTGAATTGCAAAATTTTAAAGGAGAAATAATGATTTTAAAAGGTAAAAAAGGTCTGATCGTAGGCGTCGCTAATGCTAAATCAATAGCTTATGGCATTGCAAAAGCTTGTCACGATCAAGGTGCGCAGATGGCATTTACATACCTAAATGACGCTCTTAAAAAGCGCGTTGAGCCGATCGCTGAGGAGTTTGGAAGTAAATTTGTCTACGAACTTGACGTAAATAACCAAGCCCACCTAGACGGCCTTGCAGATCGCATTAAAGCAGACCTTGGCGAGATCGATTTTGTCGTGCATGCAGTGGCTTACGCACCAAAAGAGGCGCTTGAGGGCGAGTTTGTAAATACTACAAAAGAGGCATTTGACATAGCGATGGGCACTAGCGTTTACTCGCTACTAAGCCTTACTCGCGCGGTGCTACCGGTGCTAAAAGAGGGCGGCTCGGTGCTAACTCTTACATATCTTGGCGGACCAAAATTTGTGCCACATTACAACGTAATGGGCGTTGCAAAAGCGGCACTTGAGAGCTCAGTTCGCTACCTAGCTCACGACCTTGGCGCGAGAAATATCCGCGTAAATGCGATCAGTGCAGGTCCTATCAAAACGCTTGCGGCAAGTGGCATAGGCGATTTTAGGATGATCTTACGCTACAACGAGGTAAATAGCCCACTAAAACGCAACGTCACCACAGAAGACGTCGGCAACAGCGCTATGTATCTGCTTAGCGACCTAGCTAGCGGCGTAACAGGCGAAGTTCACTACGTAGACTGCGGATATAACATCATGGGCATGGGCGATGTGGCTACCGACGCCGAGGGCAACACGATCTTAGCTTGGGACGCAAAATAACCTATATATAAATTTGGCGGGGCGGCTCGCCAAATTCTTCTTTTAAATTTCACCAAATTTATCGCAAGGACAGAAAATGAGAGCTTTAGATGAGCTTATAGACACAAATGAGCCAGGCTGGGCGCTGATCGAAGAGTGGCTAAAAGAGGCCAAAAACGACTATGAAATTTTGCCTTGCGATGAGAGCAGGGCGCAAAGTGAGCTTTTGGGACTTCAGGTAACTACTCGCTCGCCGATGGGAGCGCTTGTTTATGGGTGCGGCGGCATAGTGATAGATGGCGGCTGGCTGCGTGTGCTTGGCTCTGGATGTGAGCAGATGAAGCGCGGAATTTACAGCTTCAACCTTGGCAAAAGCTTTAGCCAAGCAGGGCAGATGCCTGGCTATTTGCTCGTGGCGGACGATGTTTTGGGCGGATTTTTCGCGGTAAATGGCGGCGCCTTTGTTGGTAAAGCTGGCAACGTCTTTTACTACGCACCAGATAGTGGCAAATGGGAAGATACGCAGCTTGGCTACTCGCAGTTTTTATACTGGGCGCTAAGTGGGGATATATCTAAATTTTACGAGCTTTACCGCTGGGATGGCTGGCGCGAGGATGTGAGAGATTTTAACCTTGATAAGGTGATGTTTACGTTGCCGCCACTTCTTTGGCAAGACGCCGACGTAAGGCTAAGACTAAAAGATATGAAAAAAGATGGCATTGGTATCGATGAGTATTTTGTTTCTTTGTTTAAGGGTGAGTAATAGATAAATTTTAGTAGTTTTGCAAATTTTAAAATTCCACTCACTCGCAAGAATTGACTACTAAAATTTGGCTTCACTTACAGCTTAGCTCAAATTTTAGAGCCGAAATTACTCGTTCATGAAATTTTAAAATTTGTTTGAACTTTCTAAGTCGCAAGAGATAAATTCCTGCAAATCCAAAAATTTAAACAAATATCTTAAAATAACCAAAAAATTTAAAGGAAATTTCATGCAAAATAAGCTTTTTACGCCGCTTAAGATAGGTGGCATCGAGATCAAAAACCGCATTATCATGGCTCCTATGTGCATGTATGAGGTCAAAAAAGAGGATGGCCGCCCAAGGTGCTTTCACAAGCTACACTACGCTACAAGGGCGATCGGCGGCGTTGGTATGATCATCGTTGAGGCGACAGCTGTTGAGACGCGCGGCAGGATCACTAAAAAAGACCTTGGGCTTTGGAGTGACGAGCAGATCGAGGCTCACGCGGAGCTGGTAAAAGGCTGCGCTAAATATGGCGCCAAAATGGCCGTTCAGCTTGCTCACGCTGGCAGAAAGGGCACGTGTGATGGCATTATTGCGCCAAGTGAGATCAAATTTAGCGATGACTACGCCACGCCAAAAGAGATGAACGCACAGGATATCGCAAGCGTAAAGCAAAGCTTCGTAGATGCCGCAGTGCGTGCAAAGAGCGCAGGATATGAGGCCGTGGAGATACACGCGGCGCATGGATATTTGATAAACCAATTTTTATGCGCTGGCACAAATAAGCGAAGTGACGAATACGGAGGCGCTTTTGAAAACCGCATAAGGCTGCTGCTTGAAATTTTAAGAGAGATCAAGGCTGGTGCTAATATCACTATTGGTGTTAGGATAAGTGCAAGTAGCTGGCTTAAGTGCGACTGGGACGTAGAAGAGAGCGTAAAGCTAGCACGTGAGCTAGAGAAAAATGGAGCTGACTTTATCCACGTCTCATCTGGCGGAGTTTATGCAAAAGTTGATAGCGCGCCAAAATTTACACCACTTTATCAGGCTGGCTACGCAAAAACGGTGAAAAACGCAGTTAAAATTCCAGTCTTTGCAGTCGGCCTTATCACAAAGGCAAGCGAGTGCGAGGCGCTGCTACTTGGCGATGTCTGCGACGGCGTGGCGCTTGGTAGAGAGCTACTACGCAACCCATATTTTTCTTTTGGCGCCATGAAAGAATTTGGCGAAAGCGAAAAGATAGAAAACGCCTATAAAAGGGCATACTAAGATTTTATGGCAAGGTGAGAGCCTTGCCAAATTTCACTTTTACACAGCCTATTTTTCACGCTCTGCTTTTTGCTGTTTGATTTAAATTTAATATAGTATCATTTGTGCAACTAAACTTTCAGGGGAAAAAATGAGGCAAAAGCACTTTGAAGTGGCAATTGTTGGAGCGGGCATTAGCGGGACGGCACTCTTTTACGAGTTGGCTGCATTTAGCGATATAAAAAAGGTCGCGCTTTTAGAAAAATATGATGGCGTAGCGACGCTAAATTCAAGCGGCAAGGGCAACTCACAGACCATCCACTGCGGCGATATCGAGACAAACTACACGCTAGAAAAGGCAAAAAAAGTCTCACAAGTGGCAAATATGCCAGTAAAATACGCCCTAAAATACAACCTAGAGGGCAAATATATGTTTGCTCATCAAAAGATGACGCTAGCCATCGGAGATGCCGAAGTAGAGCGCATCAAGGAGCGATATGAGAGTTTTAAAGAGTTATTTCCTTATCTTGAAATTTATGACAAAGAGAAGTTAAAGCAGATCGAGCCAAATGTCGTTTTTGACGCAAATGGCAATGAACGTCCTGAAAATATCATCGCAATAGGCGCGCAAAATGGCCAGTACACTACGATGGACTTTGGCGGCGTGGCAAATTCGCTCGTGCAAAATGCGCTAAATTTAGGCGGAGATGGCTATGAGATCAGCTTAAGCTCAGAAGTGACTGATACGAAAAAGGTGGGCGATGCCTTTCACATCAAGATAAATGACGGCGAGGTGATCACAGCAAACTACGTCGTAGTCGATGCTGGAGCGCACTCGCTATTTCTAGCTCACAAGATGGGTTATGGGCTACATCTTAGCACGCTACCAGTTGCTGGAAGCTTTTACTTTGCTAACAAGCGCCTGCTAAACGGCAAAGTCTATATGGTGCAAAACGACAAGCTGCCATTTGCCGCACTCCACGGCGACCCAGATATCCTAGCTAATGGCAACACTCGCTTTGGTCCAACTGCCCTTGTCATACCAAAGCTTGAGAGATTTCACGGCTGTTCTAGCTTTTTTGACTTTTTAAAGTGCTTAAAATTTGACAAAAATGTCCTTGAAGTCTTTACAAATTTACTAAAAGACGAGGATATAAGGTCCTATATACTAAGAAATTTCTTATTTGAAGTGCCATTTATCAACAAAAAAGAATTTGTTAAAGACGCTAGAAAGATCGTGCCAAGTCTAAGCGAAAATGACCTAAGCTACGCTGTAAATTTTGGTGGCGTAAGGCCGCAGGTGATCGACCGCAATAAAAAAAGGCTCGAGCTTGGTGAGGGCAAGATCAGCACAGGCGAGGGCATAAGCTTTAACATGACGCCAAGCCCGGGGGCTACTAGCTGTTTTGAAACGGCGAGGGCTGATATGGAGGAAATTTGCAAATTTTTGGGCAAAAATTTCGACGAAGATAAA
This genomic stretch from Campylobacter concisus harbors:
- a CDS encoding triose-phosphate isomerase, with the translated sequence MKFLANLKCNHTRESFREYAKILDANLSINDDVSVFAPASAFNEKRHLFRLGAQNFYPCESGAFTGEIGKAMLDEFDIKDVLIGHSERREILKESEEFLRAKFDFATKNGWNIIYCIGENLSTNESGATKEFLSRQLENIDLGYENLVIAYEPIWAIGTGRSAGIEQIDEVLSFLKTKANVPLLYGGSVNAANIADIAGIKSCDGVLVGTASWDANNFLGLISAASR
- the fabI gene encoding enoyl-ACP reductase FabI, producing the protein MILKGKKGLIVGVANAKSIAYGIAKACHDQGAQMAFTYLNDALKKRVEPIAEEFGSKFVYELDVNNQAHLDGLADRIKADLGEIDFVVHAVAYAPKEALEGEFVNTTKEAFDIAMGTSVYSLLSLTRAVLPVLKEGGSVLTLTYLGGPKFVPHYNVMGVAKAALESSVRYLAHDLGARNIRVNAISAGPIKTLAASGIGDFRMILRYNEVNSPLKRNVTTEDVGNSAMYLLSDLASGVTGEVHYVDCGYNIMGMGDVATDAEGNTILAWDAK
- a CDS encoding DUF2625 family protein — translated: MRALDELIDTNEPGWALIEEWLKEAKNDYEILPCDESRAQSELLGLQVTTRSPMGALVYGCGGIVIDGGWLRVLGSGCEQMKRGIYSFNLGKSFSQAGQMPGYLLVADDVLGGFFAVNGGAFVGKAGNVFYYAPDSGKWEDTQLGYSQFLYWALSGDISKFYELYRWDGWREDVRDFNLDKVMFTLPPLLWQDADVRLRLKDMKKDGIGIDEYFVSLFKGE
- a CDS encoding NADH:flavin oxidoreductase/NADH oxidase → MQNKLFTPLKIGGIEIKNRIIMAPMCMYEVKKEDGRPRCFHKLHYATRAIGGVGMIIVEATAVETRGRITKKDLGLWSDEQIEAHAELVKGCAKYGAKMAVQLAHAGRKGTCDGIIAPSEIKFSDDYATPKEMNAQDIASVKQSFVDAAVRAKSAGYEAVEIHAAHGYLINQFLCAGTNKRSDEYGGAFENRIRLLLEILREIKAGANITIGVRISASSWLKCDWDVEESVKLARELEKNGADFIHVSSGGVYAKVDSAPKFTPLYQAGYAKTVKNAVKIPVFAVGLITKASECEALLLGDVCDGVALGRELLRNPYFSFGAMKEFGESEKIENAYKRAY
- a CDS encoding FAD-dependent oxidoreductase; translation: MRQKHFEVAIVGAGISGTALFYELAAFSDIKKVALLEKYDGVATLNSSGKGNSQTIHCGDIETNYTLEKAKKVSQVANMPVKYALKYNLEGKYMFAHQKMTLAIGDAEVERIKERYESFKELFPYLEIYDKEKLKQIEPNVVFDANGNERPENIIAIGAQNGQYTTMDFGGVANSLVQNALNLGGDGYEISLSSEVTDTKKVGDAFHIKINDGEVITANYVVVDAGAHSLFLAHKMGYGLHLSTLPVAGSFYFANKRLLNGKVYMVQNDKLPFAALHGDPDILANGNTRFGPTALVIPKLERFHGCSSFFDFLKCLKFDKNVLEVFTNLLKDEDIRSYILRNFLFEVPFINKKEFVKDARKIVPSLSENDLSYAVNFGGVRPQVIDRNKKRLELGEGKISTGEGISFNMTPSPGATSCFETARADMEEICKFLGKNFDEDKFNAEFFG